Within the Pangasianodon hypophthalmus isolate fPanHyp1 chromosome 19, fPanHyp1.pri, whole genome shotgun sequence genome, the region ATCTGCAAGCACACAGTAATACTTAAAATGGACTTAAGACAAGTCATATTGCTCCCTCGGAATTtgaaacaattaaaattaaaagcatgCTATACAATTCCAGGAGTATGCCTCCCATTTATGATGTTCAGGTGACTAAATTTGGAAGTCTCTCTGCGTCAGCATATCTGGGGAGACGTTCCCTGTCTGCTTTCATGGAAAAATAATAGCATTATTTCCATTGCCTCAGTGACTTTCAAAGCTCTGACAGTATCAGGCAGATGAGAGGTACACAAATACAGTAGCATCAAGCTGATTATAGGAAAGCGTTCTGCCATCTGAAAGTGTGAACGTGTCATTTGTGTAGACACACTTATCTGCATGGTTAAGGGAGGGTATTGTAGGAGATCTGTCTGGATACCAAAGGGACATCGGGTTGCCATCTGTAGCAAGCAGCATGAAGCCGAGACACACTCCAGTGATTGATTCACACATACCCACGCAGACAAGCTCACAGGGGTAGACGTGAGATATTCCATTTCACACATTTACGTTTTGTCATTTCCTTATTTTATGAACTGCTAGTGAAGTGCTGTTCTGTTTTTAACCACTAGAGGGAGCTCACTGGACACTTTCAGAGACATCCCTCATTTTCAGGTTGCCTTACCATAAATGACTGAGTATCTCTCCTAAGAAGTTTTACTAAGCACTAAGCTTTAACCCAAATCTCTTTGTTCTGaccaggcctgtgtgtgtgttttgttttgcagattGTGATAAGCTGAGGAAGGATGGCTTCCGCAGTTCCCAGTACTACTCCCAGGGCCCCACCTTCTCAGGCTCAGTCCACTCCCGCAGCAGCCAACTGGAGGATGAGGATGACGATGATGTTGATGATAAGGTGAGACACTGTGGCTCATGCAAACACCATCAGCTCTGAACACTGTAAGACTGAATAGTCACAATGTCATGTTTGTAATTGATTGTCAGGAAAAGCTTGAGCGGCACGCATGGGAATGCATGAAACTATTGTAGAGTTTCTCAGCACCTAATTCATCTTCTAAAAAGTGTGTTTCGAGTGTTTCAAACAAAAGTGAAGTAATTATGTCTTTAGGAGGAACAAGGTTTTAAAAGATCATtattgtggcatgtgcaaaagaTCCTCTTCAGATAAACACGTTGCTACTTCAGTGACATAATTCTTATAATATAAGGATATAAGAATTGCGTTGGGGTGAGACTAGACTGCAGTGAACGTTACAGACTTCTTTCAGTCCAGTGTCTATAACTTGCGCCACAAAGTTCATTGTTGTCTCAGTGTGACGAAGGTGGCTGCACATGAAGGTACAAATAGCCAGTGTGAAAAAGTGGACTATCTGTGGTTCATTCTCCAGTGGtctcatcttggtttcattctCCTTCCAtacttttgtctgttttctctctctctctttgtgctttATTAGAGTTGTCAGCCATGTGTTGCTGTTTTGTGCACGCTGGGCCTCTGGAGACACACCACACCTGTTACTCTCAGCTTAGAGCAGAGAAAGTGCATTAGTCTTATTTACTGGGAACGTAATGAGATAATGTGGCTGTGGATGCAAAATTAATGGGAAGTTATAAAGATGGGTAGCCCGCAAGCTCTTTCATGCGTATATTAATCGCATCTATTATAAAACCTGATTAGATTATTAGCCTGTTTTGAGTGACTGTTAGTTGTTTATtgtcctctctctgtttttttttaactatttcaTACACAATACACTTGGAGGCAAATCTTCCAGAATTGTTGTAGTGGCCTTCCGCTTCCTCCCTAGTCTTTGCCCCTGTAACCGCTGACCCGTGGTCCTGTCGTTTGCCACCCTGAGATGGTGCTCAAGTAATGTGGATACTCTATCACTTATTCATACTCATTCCTAATCATTTAATTGCTCTCAGGATCATTGTGGTCATGTCACTCATAGCTTAGTTGTGCTCTGATTCAGAATTCACAATGCTGGAACAGTTTTCCTGCCTGAGTGAATGTCTCACTTTTCCCCTGTTTCctcatctttgtgtgtgtatctgtgtgtgtgtgcacgcatttgTCTGTTTTCACAAACTTGACTGTGTTCGTGTGTTCAATTGGCCGTGAAACTGCTCTGTGTACTCATAGACCTTCAAAAGGTCAGGAGCACCATAAAGCACCTCTGACTGAAGCTGAGTGGTTGGCACTGATGAAAGGAGGAAAATGCTGTTCAGGAGCCATCTAGTGCTTGTTCCCACAGTTTCTATTATATCATTTATCTCCATTAGAAGTTCAGGAAGGTTATCTGGTCTAAAACCTTTCACCTGACTCTTACCTCTTCCTTTTACTTTTCTTCCAGTCGACTGCCTCCTCTGCAGAAGAGGACAAGAGCTCCAGTGCAATGAGGGCGCACACTGCACTAAAGGCTGAGGGGGCTGAGGTGGATGGGCAGGAGTCATGCTTCACACCCTTACCCACTCCTGAAGAAAAGATGAGACAACAAGCTCAGGCCATTCTGACCGACATTGTCCCCATCAATGTCACAGGTGGGAACCACATCATAATACCTGTCAAAtagaggtgccaatatttaccGTTGTGGCCTCGGCTGTAATCAGTTTATATAGCATTAGACAGTGGGGTGTGGTAAAGGATCAGACCACAGTGAGTTCTTGAGCTTTCCTTTTTAGGATAAATTTATCTTACtgttaaattaatatttcacagtTATCACTATTTTCGGTGTGTCAGCACAACAGGTGGGTCTCTGTATGTCTGCATGCACTAACATATTAACACCTGAATACTTTGGTAATACATGGAGTCTTTATATaaatttctttctctgtttccttGTTTACCACACTGACCTTTTCCACACAGGTTATCTGTTTAACTGagctctcattctctttctgaTCTCTAGAATGAGGTCAAAGATCAAGCATTAATCCAGCCATGTACACATCAcattcatgtacacacacatgcagagttGCTGGATGTCTAAGCTATATGAAAATGCTGCGGTGTTCTCTGGCTCAGTCTATCAGCAGTACAGCACTGCAGTGATGTTGAGTTGAACAAATTGCTGCCTTTGAATTTCATCAGTGATTAATTCAAAAGGTCACTTAACTGAGAgttgaaaaacatttgaaagaCTTCAGAGGCTGTAGAAAGTGGTGCATGATGCAAGTCTTCTAAATaacagtaacactttacattaaatattctAAGACAACAAATGGAAAGTCTGAACTTCTTGCATAGACACACAACTGTGCTGAATCACAAGATGATGAAGACCCATATAATTAATCGTATAGTAACTCAAATCAGAGAAACCAGTAGCAAAAACAAGTATGGAGATCcatatctctgtatctctgtactACTAATTGATTGGTGACGTCCTGCTGAGAGCCACAACTACGAAGCCCGGAATCTTGTGGTGGATATTTAGGAAAGGCTTGTTTTATCAGAAATGGTGATTTTTGAGGGTCCCTTTATGTACACATGTACAATAATGGTAACCATGACTATAAAGTAGATTTTGTTCAGATGTTTTGCATCCTCAGAAAGTCCACAAATCTAACAGTGGTAGAACAAGAGATATAGTTTAAGGAGCACTCATAAGAAAATTCTGTACATTGGTCTAAAGGCTTTAAATTATTGTGCATATAATATTGTGCATATGAGTAATTTTATTTAGAGAgatggaaaatgatcaacagtTAATATTACAAGTAAATTCTtgctactctttttttttcccaaaaaaataaacagatgaaatgagctttgattttaattatatttgtcCAGGCGTGACATTAGATTCCAAGAAGTGCTTCCTTTCTTGTAATAAAGACTTATGTTGTAGTTCCTCATCACAGTTTACAGTTGTATAATCAGCTTCGCTTGATAGTGGATAGTGGTTTCCTTCCGGGGTTTTTTTCCAAGTTGTCTTGTGCACTGTATGTTTTCATTTATGCATATATGTATACTCTGCATGAACAATGCATGCTCGTCACTAACTGCCTGTCTGCTCTCCACACCTGCCCTCCTCACCTGGTCTCCAGGGGAGACATTTGACCGTCAGGCCAGCGTCCGTCGCTCCCTAATAAACACAGATACTCTGGCCCGTCGGCCCAAGAAGGTCAAACGGAGAAAGACTATATCAGGTTTGCCTGACAACGTTCAGCAGGAACTAGGTATGGTATGGCTCTGCCAGCTTCCACCGTTGCTGCTCCTGCCTTGCCTGCCATCATCTAGACTTCAtattgtagtatagtatagtgccCAGTGTCAAACTCTTACTAGTCCTTCATAATCTTTGCCAATGTGCAATCTTTTTGgttctttacttttttgttctgtttcagaACAATCAAATCAGAGTCTGATTTGAGCATACACCCTCTTTCCCGAGTCCAGCTCCATGTAGTACTTTTTACATGACATTCCCATCACATGCAAGCAGCTTCTAGTGCTTTGCTTTATTGCTTTTATCTTCTCCCTTTACACGGTCTGCATTCTTCATTAGAACATTAGTGTTGGCCCAACTTTGTTTGAACTGTGCAATGCAATCTTTACTCCTGGATCCCTGTTTTTCCTGTTACATAACCTTAGCATTCAGCACCTGCTTTCATATCTAATCAGTTTTCAGTCTGTCCGCTGGGTCATGACCCTAGTTTCACCAAAGCTTGTGTCATGGATATGTATTCAAGTGCTAATATTTGGTCTCAGTAGTGAAAATGACATACTAAATTGTGTAATTTAGCCCACTGGAGCCGCAGTTAGATCCCTTTTCCAGATTTATCTGGCAGACCACCTCATTTCTGTGGTAGTGTAATAGATGGGAAGGGGTGGTCAACCAGGACCCTATAGACGTGGGACTTGGGGCAAAAGGAAAGGCTTCTGGGCACTTATTTAGTGTTTTAACACCATGGGTACACAtaaatttgtatgtatttataaacATGAAACTGTTACTGCTTTTAACACAATTTCTCCCCATGTACATGCTGGATTTTGCATTGAGAATGACAAACCCCTTTATCTAATTCTTTGTTTTCATGTACTCAGCTATGGGTGTCAGCTTTAACCATCCTAACCTTTGGGCAGAAGGGTGTGATCCTGGTTATTAATCCACAGTGAATCTGGTTTAATTcccatttcagtgtttatttatgcTGTGCCAATTATCTGCAGATAAAAGTTAATGTTCAAGTAACCGGtggagttactgtctgtgacaatgttttatatatatataatatatatataatatatatatatatttatatatatgtatttttttttattgtgtgtgggtgtgagagataGGGAGAAAATCTGTGCTGCTATTTGAGTCGCCCATCCCACATCTTAATGGTCATCTTCTTGGTTCTGATCCGAGACAGATTCACATTCAGTCATGCACTCTCAGGGCTAGGCAATGTTACGGTAGTCTGCCTCCAGGCTATCAGTTCTAATCAAAGTTTCCAGATATTATTAACATGTCAGATGTGGGTGCGGCTAATCAAATTAATTAGTCCTTTTAATAGACAAGCTTCAGTCCAATTGACAGCAGATGTCAGGAAGGGGCAAAGTGGAGGAAGGGGGGAAGGGAACAGCTGTAGCAATGCTCCTGAATGTCTCTCATTACTGTTTTGCTCCACTGCAGTTAAAGGACGAGGAGGGGAGCTCCGACCACAGTCCATGTTTATTCCTGGGCAGTTTTCAACACTGGAACGTTCTGGCAGTGTGAGTTCTACGCTGAGGCGCTCCGTGACAAGGGATTCCGGCTGCCAGACAGAGGAGGTAAAAATTGTTCCACCATCTGTAAGGAGGATCCGAGCTCAGAGAGGCCAAGGAATTGCTGCTCAGATGGCTGGCATGTCAACATCAGCCTCCAATATATCCACAGTTCCAAACGACCATTCCCCTGGATCCCCTGTGCATGCCATGGCTCCTCGATTTAATGGTGATCCACAGCGCTTCCACAGCTTGCCACGGGGTGCCCGAGTTTCTTTGAATGCAGAACTCCTGAACAGCAGTACTTCATGTAGGCCAGAGGATAGTGCTGTACCAGCACCGCGGCAGATTGGAAAGCTCCAAGTTGATGAGACTGCAGTTCATATGAGGAACGCCCCTAGGATTAGCACTTCAGCCCGCCCAAAATCCCAGGAGGTGAGGGGATCACATGGGGACTGGGGGACTGCCTGTGTGGTTTCTCCTCATGCAGCATACTCAACATCACTCATCCCCAATGCAACATTGTCATGTTCGGCTGAGGTAATTGCCCTTCACTCTACATCTAGCCAAGGGCAGCAACTGCATGCAAGGCCTCTCAGGATATCCTCAAGTGTCAATGGAGAAAGCTCTACCAGTGTGGCCACCAGTGCTGAGACAGGAGACACAGACATGCAGGAAGCTGGTCAGTCAGATAGCAGCTTAAATAGCCACAGTACAATAGCTGCAGGAACAGCATCATCAGATGAGCAGTGGATTTATGACACCCCTGAGAATGTGTTGCCCAGAAGACCACTCACTTCCAGCTGCTCCACTCCTATCAATCATCTCTACAACAGCTTGGAGCGCTCCTCTAAAGGTACAGACTCTAGTTCACTCTACTCCATGGACAATGATGGTTACTACACCTCCATGCATTTGGACTCAGGTCTGAGGCCAAAAGGAAATAGCATTGCAGGCAGGGCGGCACGGCATAGTATGTATGAGTGCATAGGCCAGCCAGGAGACCGTAGCAGCATTTACAGTAATCAGTCACTGTCCCGATCTATTTCCCTTCGTAAGTCTAAGAAGCCACCCCTCCCTCCAGCACGTACAGACTCACTACAGCGTAAGCCTAAGAATAACAATGGTGTTAATGCTAGCAATGGGTCAATTCTTAACGAGTCCCTCATTGCTACACTTCAGCAGTCACTGCAGAATGGGTTGAAAGGGAAAGGGTCTTTGACCTCACCATCTCAAAGCCCCTGCAGTGACTATGAAGACCCTTGGATGTTGCGGCCTAGGAGCCAGAGTAGCTTAAGTGCAGGCAGTAGCAGTGTGTCAGCTGCAGGGATGGCTAATGTGTATTCCATCTGTCATGTCACACCGTCACACAGTGACACCAGCAGCCTGCGTTCTGACTACGCAGAGTCTTGGGGCTATTACATGGATTACCCTCGTCTGCATAGTGATCAGGCACAGTCACCAGCACATACCAACACAGTGTCTAATGGAGGACAGCCAGGTATAATGACAAATGGACAACATATCCACAGTGATATTCAGACAACCCTTCCTCCTGCTGAGGGGAATATGTCAGCAAAGCCTCAGGTAAACACATCCTCACCAGACAGGGTGCATCGGTTAACCTCCCCTTCAAGTGGATATTCAAGTCAGTCCAACACCCCAACAGCTGGTACTCCTGTTCCCTCTTTCATGAGGTCCATGTCACCTTCTGGCTGTAAGCCCAAGCCACGTGTGCCTGAAAGGAAGTCATCTTTGCTCTCCTCTGTGTCCATCTCCTCTTCTTCAACATCTTTATCCTCTAACACTTCAGATTCTGTTAGGAACAACATCCCCCCTCTACCTCCACCACTGCCTCATTCATCAGTGTCCCTTTCACCACTCACCCCTGAATCTTTTGCTCCACCTCTTCCTCCCTGCAGTCCTGTGTACACTCCAAGTCAAACCTTTCCACCTGCTCCTCCTTTACCTAGCACCCCACAGCATGAAGTATCCTTGAGCCCCCTCTCCATAAATTCCTCTCCAGAGtttccccctcctcctcctccagagGTGTTGAATGACCACAGCATGCTACATAATGGATCCTTTAGCCCCACTCTTCATCCACCCCtgcctccaccacctccactgCTTCCTCCCACTGTAACTGCTCATATGCCCCCACAACCCCCATCATTGCCCACCTTGACTCCAATTATACCTTCCTCTGCAAGCCTAAAGGGAATTAAAGATAGACTCAAACCAGTAAACTCTGAGAGAAGGTCAATTTCCGTTCACTCTGAAGAGTTTGGCAAGTCTGCCATGCCACTAATAACCCCATTTGCCCTCCAAAGTGTGCAGCTTCGGTCAGTCAAACAACTAGAGAATAGTGAAGACAGCAGTAAATCTCAAGAGGTGGAAACTGAACAGATTTCAGCTAAGCCTGGCACAACAGAGAATTTTAAACAGTTAGAGCACCTGACTGTCTTGCCCCTGGCTTCTTGCTCTACTCCTGAAATAAATGGAACATCTCCATCGACAGAGAATATAATCAGCAAAGACAAAAACCAAGGAGAGATACCACTTTATCAGACAAAATCAGGAGAAGAACTGCCCTATGAAGCTACTACTTACCCTTCAAGTGACTTCATAAGCCATACCCTAGCTAAAGCTGAGTTGGATGGTTTGGAGAGGGAGGAGAAAACACCACAAAACACCACACCCAAGAAAAAACCTCCTGTGTTCTCCAAGAAGCCCAAATTTCCCCTTGTCTCTGCAGTTGAACCTGAGCTTATTGTAGAGGACAAGCAGACACTAGCCAATG harbors:
- the nhsl1b gene encoding NHS-like protein 1 isoform X3; translated protein: MRKEKPSGSLGRERDKKEKATSVTRTLSWLSGSSLSRRTRKLFRSHNDLNAISHTAHRDQGKDDDDWVYEPQHYIAVSNLDEESKWTVHYTAPWHQQENVFLPASRPACVEELHRQAKVNLKTALRDCDKLRKDGFRSSQYYSQGPTFSGSVHSRSSQLEDEDDDDVDDKSTASSAEEDKSSSAMRAHTALKAEGAEVDGQESCFTPLPTPEEKMRQQAQAILTDIVPINVTGETFDRQASVRRSLINTDTLARRPKKVKRRKTISGLPDNVQQELVKGRGGELRPQSMFIPGQFSTLERSGSVSSTLRRSVTRDSGCQTEEVKIVPPSVRRIRAQRGQGIAAQMAGMSTSASNISTVPNDHSPGSPVHAMAPRFNGDPQRFHSLPRGARVSLNAELLNSSTSCRPEDSAVPAPRQIGKLQVDETAVHMRNAPRISTSARPKSQEVRGSHGDWGTACVVSPHAAYSTSLIPNATLSCSAEVIALHSTSSQGQQLHARPLRISSSVNGESSTSVATSAETGDTDMQEAGQSDSSLNSHSTIAAGTASSDEQWIYDTPENVLPRRPLTSSCSTPINHLYNSLERSSKGTDSSSLYSMDNDGYYTSMHLDSGLRPKGNSIAGRAARHSMYECIGQPGDRSSIYSNQSLSRSISLRKSKKPPLPPARTDSLQRKPKNNNGVNASNGSILNESLIATLQQSLQNGLKGKGSLTSPSQSPCSDYEDPWMLRPRSQSSLSAGSSSVSAAGMANVYSICHVTPSHSDTSSLRSDYAESWGYYMDYPRLHSDQAQSPAHTNTVSNGGQPGIMTNGQHIHSDIQTTLPPAEGNMSAKPQVNTSSPDRVHRLTSPSSGYSSQSNTPTAGTPVPSFMRSMSPSGCKPKPRVPERKSSLLSSVSISSSSTSLSSNTSDSVRNNIPPLPPPLPHSSVSLSPLTPESFAPPLPPCSPVYTPSQTFPPAPPLPSTPQHEVSLSPLSINSSPEFPPPPPPEVLNDHSMLHNGSFSPTLHPPLPPPPPLLPPTVTAHMPPQPPSLPTLTPIIPSSASLKGIKDRLKPVNSERRSISVHSEEFGKSAMPLITPFALQSVQLRSVKQLENSEDSSKSQEVETEQISAKPGTTENFKQLEHLTVLPLASCSTPEINGTSPSTENIISKDKNQGEIPLYQTKSGEELPYEATTYPSSDFISHTLAKAELDGLEREEKTPQNTTPKKKPPVFSKKPKFPLVSAVEPELIVEDKQTLANEEGSSFQVFSNVQKEVTICLPNPEVQESLSVEEVEKNDDKNSPESSTCESSTCPTDSQIEDPSQTPIIQEASGSVDDAVGTSEGEEEENGEDDEDALSSTAGCSKDDGEVFESNASNSPQTPGINGDILEDMVTPTRPRTTEDLFAAIHRSKRKVLGRRESEDERVRGHSSPPVTPTGPVPSFSSTLPRQTGSIQRSLRKSATSSDTFKALLLKKGSRSEGSFRMSAAEMLRTTDPRFQRTRSLDSSLDPTSPTAGLDSPCASPGRSKRVPEDWPRNEAILPRYSLSSPLSPSSVLGPKYGRSRTPPSAASSKYNSRSRIPSSPMTVICEKEGELTESGEGLDEPCPVSPLVSSTPVPQDSNGTLCEGES
- the nhsl1b gene encoding NHS-like protein 1 isoform X6; amino-acid sequence: MVFIGTSLKSIIKYFKKKAVSNLDEESKWTVHYTAPWHQQENVFLPASRPACVEELHRQAKVNLKTALRDCDKLRKDGFRSSQYYSQGPTFSGSVHSRSSQLEDEDDDDVDDKSTASSAEEDKSSSAMRAHTALKAEGAEVDGQESCFTPLPTPEEKMRQQAQAILTDIVPINVTGETFDRQASVRRSLINTDTLARRPKKVKRRKTISGLPDNVQQELVKGRGGELRPQSMFIPGQFSTLERSGSVSSTLRRSVTRDSGCQTEEVKIVPPSVRRIRAQRGQGIAAQMAGMSTSASNISTVPNDHSPGSPVHAMAPRFNGDPQRFHSLPRGARVSLNAELLNSSTSCRPEDSAVPAPRQIGKLQVDETAVHMRNAPRISTSARPKSQEVRGSHGDWGTACVVSPHAAYSTSLIPNATLSCSAEVIALHSTSSQGQQLHARPLRISSSVNGESSTSVATSAETGDTDMQEAGQSDSSLNSHSTIAAGTASSDEQWIYDTPENVLPRRPLTSSCSTPINHLYNSLERSSKGTDSSSLYSMDNDGYYTSMHLDSGLRPKGNSIAGRAARHSMYECIGQPGDRSSIYSNQSLSRSISLRKSKKPPLPPARTDSLQRKPKNNNGVNASNGSILNESLIATLQQSLQNGLKGKGSLTSPSQSPCSDYEDPWMLRPRSQSSLSAGSSSVSAAGMANVYSICHVTPSHSDTSSLRSDYAESWGYYMDYPRLHSDQAQSPAHTNTVSNGGQPGIMTNGQHIHSDIQTTLPPAEGNMSAKPQVNTSSPDRVHRLTSPSSGYSSQSNTPTAGTPVPSFMRSMSPSGCKPKPRVPERKSSLLSSVSISSSSTSLSSNTSDSVRNNIPPLPPPLPHSSVSLSPLTPESFAPPLPPCSPVYTPSQTFPPAPPLPSTPQHEVSLSPLSINSSPEFPPPPPPEVLNDHSMLHNGSFSPTLHPPLPPPPPLLPPTVTAHMPPQPPSLPTLTPIIPSSASLKGIKDRLKPVNSERRSISVHSEEFGKSAMPLITPFALQSVQLRSVKQLENSEDSSKSQEVETEQISAKPGTTENFKQLEHLTVLPLASCSTPEINGTSPSTENIISKDKNQGEIPLYQTKSGEELPYEATTYPSSDFISHTLAKAELDGLEREEKTPQNTTPKKKPPVFSKKPKFPLVSAVEPELIVEDKQTLANEEGSSFQVFSNVQKEVTICLPNPEVQESLSVEEVEKNDDKNSPESSTCESSTCPTDSQIEDPSQTPIIQEASGSVDDAVGTSEGEEEENGEDDEDALSSTAGCSKDDGEVFESNASNSPQTPGINGDILEDMVTPTRPRTTEDLFAAIHRSKRKVLGRRESEDERVRGHSSPPVTPTGPVPSFSSTLPRQTGSIQRSLRKSATSSDTFKALLLKKGSRSEGSFRMSAAEMLRTTDPRFQRTRSLDSSLDPTSPTAGLDSPCASPGRSKRVPEDWPRNEAILPRYSLSSPLSPSSVLGPKYGRSRTPPSAASSKYNSRSRIPSSPMTVICEKEGELTESGEGLDEPCPVSPLVSSTPVPQDSNGTLCEGES
- the nhsl1b gene encoding NHS-like protein 1 isoform X2, which translates into the protein MGNAQPLPQCQASRVCSTCSPRAEGSFHRQMLTSRGHQRRESLWTNKPILRLEVRGKQECPLRRTQSCQERRSRSCFYSVSNLDEESKWTVHYTAPWHQQENVFLPASRPACVEELHRQAKVNLKTALRDCDKLRKDGFRSSQYYSQGPTFSGSVHSRSSQLEDEDDDDVDDKSTASSAEEDKSSSAMRAHTALKAEGAEVDGQESCFTPLPTPEEKMRQQAQAILTDIVPINVTGETFDRQASVRRSLINTDTLARRPKKVKRRKTISGLPDNVQQELVKGRGGELRPQSMFIPGQFSTLERSGSVSSTLRRSVTRDSGCQTEEVKIVPPSVRRIRAQRGQGIAAQMAGMSTSASNISTVPNDHSPGSPVHAMAPRFNGDPQRFHSLPRGARVSLNAELLNSSTSCRPEDSAVPAPRQIGKLQVDETAVHMRNAPRISTSARPKSQEVRGSHGDWGTACVVSPHAAYSTSLIPNATLSCSAEVIALHSTSSQGQQLHARPLRISSSVNGESSTSVATSAETGDTDMQEAGQSDSSLNSHSTIAAGTASSDEQWIYDTPENVLPRRPLTSSCSTPINHLYNSLERSSKGTDSSSLYSMDNDGYYTSMHLDSGLRPKGNSIAGRAARHSMYECIGQPGDRSSIYSNQSLSRSISLRKSKKPPLPPARTDSLQRKPKNNNGVNASNGSILNESLIATLQQSLQNGLKGKGSLTSPSQSPCSDYEDPWMLRPRSQSSLSAGSSSVSAAGMANVYSICHVTPSHSDTSSLRSDYAESWGYYMDYPRLHSDQAQSPAHTNTVSNGGQPGIMTNGQHIHSDIQTTLPPAEGNMSAKPQVNTSSPDRVHRLTSPSSGYSSQSNTPTAGTPVPSFMRSMSPSGCKPKPRVPERKSSLLSSVSISSSSTSLSSNTSDSVRNNIPPLPPPLPHSSVSLSPLTPESFAPPLPPCSPVYTPSQTFPPAPPLPSTPQHEVSLSPLSINSSPEFPPPPPPEVLNDHSMLHNGSFSPTLHPPLPPPPPLLPPTVTAHMPPQPPSLPTLTPIIPSSASLKGIKDRLKPVNSERRSISVHSEEFGKSAMPLITPFALQSVQLRSVKQLENSEDSSKSQEVETEQISAKPGTTENFKQLEHLTVLPLASCSTPEINGTSPSTENIISKDKNQGEIPLYQTKSGEELPYEATTYPSSDFISHTLAKAELDGLEREEKTPQNTTPKKKPPVFSKKPKFPLVSAVEPELIVEDKQTLANEEGSSFQVFSNVQKEVTICLPNPEVQESLSVEEVEKNDDKNSPESSTCESSTCPTDSQIEDPSQTPIIQEASGSVDDAVGTSEGEEEENGEDDEDALSSTAGCSKDDGEVFESNASNSPQTPGINGDILEDMVTPTRPRTTEDLFAAIHRSKRKVLGRRESEDERVRGHSSPPVTPTGPVPSFSSTLPRQTGSIQRSLRKSATSSDTFKALLLKKGSRSEGSFRMSAAEMLRTTDPRFQRTRSLDSSLDPTSPTAGLDSPCASPGRSKRVPEDWPRNEAILPRYSLSSPLSPSSVLGPKYGRSRTPPSAASSKYNSRSRIPSSPMTVICEKEGELTESGEGLDEPCPVSPLVSSTPVPQDSNGTLCEGES
- the nhsl1b gene encoding NHS-like protein 1 isoform X4, encoding MCLLIVYKMYLLNCSLILNELTSFSFSLSPTPYVCVDMTVCITSSVTALLNTAVSNLDEESKWTVHYTAPWHQQENVFLPASRPACVEELHRQAKVNLKTALRDCDKLRKDGFRSSQYYSQGPTFSGSVHSRSSQLEDEDDDDVDDKSTASSAEEDKSSSAMRAHTALKAEGAEVDGQESCFTPLPTPEEKMRQQAQAILTDIVPINVTGETFDRQASVRRSLINTDTLARRPKKVKRRKTISGLPDNVQQELVKGRGGELRPQSMFIPGQFSTLERSGSVSSTLRRSVTRDSGCQTEEVKIVPPSVRRIRAQRGQGIAAQMAGMSTSASNISTVPNDHSPGSPVHAMAPRFNGDPQRFHSLPRGARVSLNAELLNSSTSCRPEDSAVPAPRQIGKLQVDETAVHMRNAPRISTSARPKSQEVRGSHGDWGTACVVSPHAAYSTSLIPNATLSCSAEVIALHSTSSQGQQLHARPLRISSSVNGESSTSVATSAETGDTDMQEAGQSDSSLNSHSTIAAGTASSDEQWIYDTPENVLPRRPLTSSCSTPINHLYNSLERSSKGTDSSSLYSMDNDGYYTSMHLDSGLRPKGNSIAGRAARHSMYECIGQPGDRSSIYSNQSLSRSISLRKSKKPPLPPARTDSLQRKPKNNNGVNASNGSILNESLIATLQQSLQNGLKGKGSLTSPSQSPCSDYEDPWMLRPRSQSSLSAGSSSVSAAGMANVYSICHVTPSHSDTSSLRSDYAESWGYYMDYPRLHSDQAQSPAHTNTVSNGGQPGIMTNGQHIHSDIQTTLPPAEGNMSAKPQVNTSSPDRVHRLTSPSSGYSSQSNTPTAGTPVPSFMRSMSPSGCKPKPRVPERKSSLLSSVSISSSSTSLSSNTSDSVRNNIPPLPPPLPHSSVSLSPLTPESFAPPLPPCSPVYTPSQTFPPAPPLPSTPQHEVSLSPLSINSSPEFPPPPPPEVLNDHSMLHNGSFSPTLHPPLPPPPPLLPPTVTAHMPPQPPSLPTLTPIIPSSASLKGIKDRLKPVNSERRSISVHSEEFGKSAMPLITPFALQSVQLRSVKQLENSEDSSKSQEVETEQISAKPGTTENFKQLEHLTVLPLASCSTPEINGTSPSTENIISKDKNQGEIPLYQTKSGEELPYEATTYPSSDFISHTLAKAELDGLEREEKTPQNTTPKKKPPVFSKKPKFPLVSAVEPELIVEDKQTLANEEGSSFQVFSNVQKEVTICLPNPEVQESLSVEEVEKNDDKNSPESSTCESSTCPTDSQIEDPSQTPIIQEASGSVDDAVGTSEGEEEENGEDDEDALSSTAGCSKDDGEVFESNASNSPQTPGINGDILEDMVTPTRPRTTEDLFAAIHRSKRKVLGRRESEDERVRGHSSPPVTPTGPVPSFSSTLPRQTGSIQRSLRKSATSSDTFKALLLKKGSRSEGSFRMSAAEMLRTTDPRFQRTRSLDSSLDPTSPTAGLDSPCASPGRSKRVPEDWPRNEAILPRYSLSSPLSPSSVLGPKYGRSRTPPSAASSKYNSRSRIPSSPMTVICEKEGELTESGEGLDEPCPVSPLVSSTPVPQDSNGTLCEGES